From the Haliaeetus albicilla chromosome 6, bHalAlb1.1, whole genome shotgun sequence genome, the window TCACAGCCTTTCCTACACTATGTGTGGGATACATCTGATTCATTGGGTTACTTAACAAGAGGCCCCAAAAATGCATGATCAACATTTAAGTCACCATCTAAAATAACTGCTACCTTTCTAGAGGTGTAAGAATTTACTGCCATAAGATTTAAGATTAATATCTGCAACTTTACTTTGTATGTATGCTTGGAGCTTCAAAggtaaatacatttaaatatatttctgcttCTGGACAGCTTGCcaggtttattttgctttacacTTTTACTTGAAGATTAGTTATGCAAGTGGCATATCATTACATAACTGTATTAATCCATACAGTATTCAACTCAAAGACTATTTTCAGTTTAACTCCCATCTCAAAAGGGGCCAGGAAAGACACACAACACAGCAAAGGATCAGATGTGGACCACCTCCATGCAACAACCAGTTAAACACATCAGGACCCTTCAGTCTGGAACAGACGTCATGTAGCTCCACACTGCTCAGGATTTCATGGACACAGCGAATAGAGTTGTACAGGGCTGTTCACCACCTCCTCCAGTAtaagaactggaaaaaataagcaaaacccAAATACTGGAGGCTCAAATCACCCCAGAGAACTGGTTCCTCACACAAGCAGCAATTAAGCTGCAAAACTCCCTTCCCCTGGGCACTCCCAATACAAGAGCTCTAGATAAAAACGCACCTGGAGCTATTAAATACAGACTGGATCACAATTCATGTAAGCTGGGATGAGCATTGCATGGAGACACCAATGGGCATTTCCCTTTGCTTACTCTCTTCCTCCTTGGCACTCTCTACCATCCACAGGATGAAAGACAGGACAGGCTTATTTGGGCATGGAATAAGACATCCGTTTATCACAGGCTGTCacaacattttcctttattcttttaaacTAATAAACAGTATACATGTTTCCACAATAATTACATGATAAGTGACCAGTTTGAGGTTCAGAAGCTAGGAAAGGACAAGATACAAACAAGATCATATGAAGCTCTATGCTTGAGATGGATGAACCTGGGAAGTACACAAAAGTTTTGAAAACTCACTGTGTTCAACACAGCCGTACTATCTTATGAGACACGGACACCATCATCCACAATGTGCCCATTTAGATGGCAGGCACATTTGGAAAGCCCAGATGTTTTAATGAATGGTTTTACTAAGAGCCAGATCCACCCACTTATTAATTCCTACACCCTGACACCCCACTGAAAGAATTAGGTGTTTTACAGCATTGCATACATTACTACAAGCTTGCCAGGAATCATTGTTTAAAACACTCAGTCATTCTATCATTAAGAGATTACAGTTTGAGAAAATGCTCTGTAAATCAGCCTAGCAGTTTACTCAATTCTTAACCCCATTTTCAAGATCAAGCCTTACCACTATTCTCTGCCAGAACCCAACAGCACACCTAGCAATGCTAAGCCAAAAGCATCATGTGTAATATAGTAAAGTGAAAAACgccaaatactttaaaaaaaaaatcaaattcccTCTTACTTCCCTCCCACACACATAGACTTTTCCAGACTTCTGGGATATGGGGCATTGGTTAGTAGTACAATTTTGATCAGAGGACCGCTAGTGAAATGCAACCTAAAAAGTTGCACCATAAAAACTCCCAAGTCCTCTTTTCAAACAGCCAGGGAGGTTTTAGCAGTCTCTCAAGGCCAGCAGTTTGGCTCTGCAGGATGCAAGTCACCTCTGCCTGAGCTGGCAAGCTCTCGCCCAGGCCTGCCGCCTGGCCCGGCCAGAGGCTTCGTGTCACAGTTCCCggggagaggcagaaaaaaggGATGCTCAGACCGGCAACCTGAAACCAACCTAGCTCACACTCTGCTACTTTATCGTTTTTAAGCCTGATGAACAGCTCAGCTGGGGATTCCGGGATATCTCAAAATGCACCTAAAGGAAAATTCTCCAGAACGAGGCGATTCAGGAGCAGTTTATTTACAGGTTACCACAGCCGGACTGAAAAACACTTTTACTGGCAACAGCGGCTCGGCTAACCGCCTTCACCAGCTGCCCACGGCGCTTCCCCCCGCGGCGCACCTGCCTGCGCTCCAAGGGCCACGCTCGCCTGTGAACcagccccccacctcccccccccgccgtaACGAAGCGATGCCGCTTTCAGGCGGGCCCAAGGGGGGCAACGAAGACGCCTGAAGCCGCCGGCGAGGCTGCGGGGGACGGGACGGCCTCCCGCAACGCTGGCGACGAGGCCCGCGCTGGAGGCCTCCCTGAAGCGGCGCGTCATGCTCGGCTCAGGAGGCCCTGCCGGGCCTCGGCGGCAGCTCCGCCCGCGGTGGAGGCGCCTCCGTCGGAAGGGCCGCTGCGAAACCCCCAGCTCCGGGTCCGGCCCCCCCGTCTCCCCGCCACCGCCGGGGCGGGAAGCGGAGCCGCCCCGGAGCCGGCTGAGGGACAGCCCCCGCCACCacggggaggagggaggagggaggggggaggggacaccgcccgccccgccgctccccccgcccgccccggcgccCCCAGAGGAGGGCGGTCGCCGCCTGCTcgcccgccgcccctcgcccTGCCGAggcagccctcccctccccgcggcGAAGGCCACGGCCGCCGGCAGGCGGGCCGGTACCTGCGCTGGAAGTCCGTCTCGAAGGGGGCCAGGTAGGGGTCCCGCTCCAGCAGCTGCGGCAGCTTCGTCGGCTGCGGGGGTTGCGTGCTGGCGGCGGCCGCCATCTTGCCCGCCGCGGGatccgcgccgcgccgcgccgccgctaTATACacccggggaggggggccggggcgggcggggaggcgCCCCCTGCCTCTCACCGCCCGGCGCCGCCCACCGGCCGGGGCAGCCCGCCGGGGCCGGGAGGCGGCCGCCTCCaccgcccctccccgcccgccgtGCCAGCCGCCTGGGCCGCGCGGCGCCGTGCCGTGTTCTCTCCCCACTTCCCGCCCCCGCCGGTGCCCGGTGCGGCGGTGTCGGGACTCCGGGTGCCTCGGGGGCTGCGGGAGCCGAGGGAGGGGATGTTGGGGCCACACCTGTCCCTGCCTCCCACTGGCGCGGACGAGCGTGGGGTTTGGTTTCGCAGCGCCGGCTCTTTGCCCGCAGGGGGCAGTGCCAAAAGAGCCGTTCGCCTCAAAACGGTGCAGGGAgtcggggcgggcggcggcggcggcctgcGGGTGAGAGCGGGCCGGGCCtgggccgcggcggcggcggcgccccccctGAGGCGAGGGAGTGCTGCTGCCCTCGCTGCGGAGCGCCGAGCGGCGACGCGAAATGCCGCCGCTGCGGGGCCGGTCGGTGAGGTGACGGAGCGCGCTGTGCTCTGTCAGTAAAGGAAACCGAAAAAGCAGCTGTCGGAGCCGACCTCcccggcagggcagggcagggcagggcagcgcCGGCAGGAGAGCGGTGTCTGCCGTCGCTCGGCGGTGCCGTTTGTTTTCTTAGTGCCTCTTTGATGTCTTTTTCAGTGTGTCTGCTGCCGGGTGAGCTCTTCGTtcccacacacaaaaaaacccaccgccaccaccacccccccagccagATTTGGTGTCATCGTGAGCGCTGGAATAAATTTCTCCACCGTTTGATAGGGTGCTGGCGTACTCACAGACAAGGTCAGCAAAACAAGGCTCCGGGGGCATCCATGAGTTCTCATAAACACCATGTCTGTACAGCAAAATGTCACTTAACCGGACACATAAAGAACCCTAAACAAAGTAAGATTAATTCAGCTGATCCTAACGCAGCTCTAAATGCTGAATAGAACAGGTAGATTGCTGTGGAAGTTTGACCTAATATCAGCATGTCTCGTTTTTGGATAGGCCACCAAATATCCAAGGCAACTAATCACTAGCCTGACCATGCCTCTAGGCCAGCATTTAGCACTTTTATTTAAGGTCCAgcaattttgctttgtttagaCATGTAGTGAGAACATTTATTTAGAGGCCTCTTTTGAATGCTTTTCAGCCACGGTTTATAAACTTTTCAGCTCCTAGATACCTTACCTCGTTTCCACAACCATCTCCTAAATTGTTATCCTCAGTTTGTAACTCATCTCCCCTATCTTGGCTTCCTCTGAATTTTCGTGCTGCTTCCCCTTCCTGTCTGCCAGATAACAGCACAGCGTGTAATGAATGCTGTCAGCTCATTTATTACTTTACCCAAAACTGGCCACAGTGAAAGTTTCCGTAACGATTTGTTTCATCAACAGTGTATGTTTAACTACACTATAGTTCTTTCCTTGCAGCAGTTTCTAACTACACACATAAAAATCCAAGTACTTTTGTCCTTTTCTCCTTATGGTGTGCAACAAGTATTCCCTGTCCTAAGAATGAGTAGGACAATACTCATACTGTTTGCTATAGCAGTTGCCCAAGCAGGAGGTCCAAGCAGGTTTTGTTTGGTTACTGAAAGAACTAGGATTTATGCTGTAGCAGAACTACCTATCACATCGAGCTCTGATAGatcaggatttcttttttcccagtgtcCACCATTTCTTCAGTCTTATTGGAgactgaaaatctgtttttaaaattacctaTGCTTCTCAAAATTTCTGCATGGCAGTGATTCCTGTGCCTGTGCTAAACCAAAGTTCAACAACTCTTATCATCTTCTTATTCTTGCTTCTTGGCATCATACTGTGTGCATCGTGTTCTTTTGTGAATGTGTCACTCATTCTCACAGTTAACTAGTTAGCAAACTAAAAGGAGAGAAATTCCAGCTGATTATCAAGAGCcaggaaattgttttttttacaaCAGTTACGTGTTaacctgtgctgctgctttggggcTTCCAGGTGTTTGGTACTGGAGAGGTCATCTGCTGTTGAAGTGGAGGTAGGAGAGCAATTCCTGCAGCCTGTGAATTCACGAGCGTAGGAAACAGGAGTTTCACTCTTAGCACAGTCTCTCTGGTTTTCTTCATCGTCAGGAAGCTCAAGCAAGTTCACAGCACCGTTATTAGATGTGTGGCATAAACAGAGATTTATAAATCAGCATTAGCAATTTGTGTAAACAGTAGGAATATAGCTGTGATTTTTGTCTCCCTGAAGACAGGGACCCCTTCTTAACCTTCATTTGGAAGATTTTAGGTAGAAATGACACAGTATCCTGCCTCACATCCAAGCAACCTTGAACCTCAGGAAGTTGAATTTTGCAAATAGCCCCTCTCCCTATAATAGACAAAGCCCAAATGCTATATCTAACACGCTGTGAACTGGGAAATTGAGAACCGTACCATTTGTATCTACTCATGTTCCAGTTTACAACTTGGGCATGATTTTACCTGACTGCTTTGTCACAAGTAACTCAAAGATACTAAGGCATATATTATTGTGATTATCTGTTACACCGTGATCTAGCTGAGACTCAAAGGCCAAGGTTGGCTCTCAGGACACTGCCATTTAGTCCTCTACCTACAGGCAAAAATGACAGTTCAGACAATGAATATTGTCCCAACAGCTGAATGCATCTTTGTGCATTTGTCAGAGATTGATACaaagctggcagctgctgctgccagtagAAATAGGAAGAGGAGGACTGCTTGTTAATAACTGCTCTTTTTGGGGGACAGCAGTGGATCACATAGGAGTGGTGTCTAAGGCACGTGTCTGGCACTCAGTTGCCACTGAGGCTGGAGTATATCAATCCGCTCTAAACTAGGCTTTCAAAGGATGCTCACGCTTAAGTCATGTCTACTTTACAATGTTGCTAGCAATGCTGAGCAGTAACTGTATAGTTGTTACAATTATTATAACATCAATTTAGATTTGTTTAAATATGCAAAGTTCAAATAGAAATCAAAGTTTGGGATTAAAGAACATTCAAGATCTAGAAagtactgaagaaaaatggctACTCTTGTCATGCAGTACCTCCATTTTGATTCACTAATATTTTGCACTTATTTTGCAAAAGATGACAGAGATGTTAAACTATAGGAACTGGgttaggaaaaaatgttatttcattaGGGTGCTGGTTCAGATTCTCCCTCATCAATAAAGTCTGTTCCTATCTCAGCCACAACAGATCTGTGTGGTCTCTGGCCTTGACTGGCTGTTGCAGAGCCAGTTCCTGAGCTCCAGGTGCTTCTAAACCAAGTGGCTCAGAGCAGACCTGGTCCCTGGTCCCTGGTCCTGGCCTGGCTCTGTAAGATGCTTACATACCTGTCAGAGTCATCTTTGGGGTACAGGATTCTGCACTACAGCTGTCATGGACCACTGGTAATTTCTAGACTGCCCAGTCCCACGGCTATGAGATAGATAACTCATACATGAGTTACAGGGTGGTTCCTGCCATGCTGGTTCTCACATTGCTCAGAGCAGGAATATGGTGGGGGTTTGCTGGAGTTACCTTCTAGCctgcagggagagaaagagggcAATGGCCAAGGGTGATGTGTGCCCAGTTTTTATTCCAATATGGACATAAATGGGGCATTCCAAACATCCATACCTGAATGCTACAATGTGGTCCCAAGTACCACAAAGCAGTCATTAGCCTATTCCATCAGCTGTGCTCCATTGTAGCTGTGGGCAGTCTATAAACTCCTAGTTTAATCTGTCTGAGAAGAGATGGCAGGTACCAAAGACAGCAAGATATTTTTTAACTCTGCTGTTGAGAACGTTTAAGAATTACTGATCTCTCAAAGTGACAAGTCACAAGGCATGTCCTTTGTATGTTTAAATTCAATACCTAAAGGCTATATCCAAGATTTGTCATCATTTCAGTCTGGGCAGAACTCCTCCCAGttcctttttctgaaagccTTTTTACATCTACGTGTGGTTGGCCCACTTTGCTTGCTTGCATGTGGGGAGATGCATGGAGATGCAATTGCCATTGCACCTTTTGATATCTTAAAGATGAGAAGTAGTCTATGGCCAAGGACTGAGAAACACAGGAATGTGAGCTCTCTCCTGTGCCTATACTGGATCCCACAATGGGCATTATCAAGAAAAAGCGTTCCTGTGCACAGAGGCAGTTTTTCAAGAAGTTTCATGTTTCATTAATCCAGAAGAATGGATACTTGAAGGGTTCCCTGTGTCCTTTATAGAGGTGTCAGACATCTGAGCATGTTAAGGTACACATTGCAGCTTCACACATTTGGACTGGTTTCTGCATGTTCAGTACATAAACACAAAATGGAGttcaaaatttgaaagaaaactagCTTATTTTGCCACATTGGCCAACCATACTTACCCTATAATTTGTTCAAGAATCCATAAGAAATTAATTGCACAGTTGTCATCCAGATCCAATACAAATGCCCCCCTTACAAAATTATCATTTATCTTGGTAGACTTCTCAGGTCAAACGTTGGGAATGGAGATTGAACAAGCTACATATCCCTATCTTTGGATTCTCCAAGGTGAGACACataggagaaaagaaatggtCAGTGTTGCACATCTGCTGCCAAAGCTAGACCTCAACAGCATGTCACAGTTCCATAATTAAAACCTGCACTTCTAGCAAGGATTCAACTGTTTGATTACATAGAAAGAACAAAGCAGATATCCTTGAAAATTGCAGCAAGCATTCCAAGAATCCGTTAGTACATCCATTAATTAGTTTATAGGTTTGGGGGTTTcatttttggtttggggttttttaagaaaagtaaggTATTCATTGAGACTATCTTTTAAGGTCTTACCTCTGCCCTGTCATGGTATCAGGAGCTTTAAATAACAACACGTCTTTAAAGATCAAAACTAATGTACAATCTGAAATACTAaaaagcctgtttcagggttGTCAAAATTCCAGTAAGTACAGTTGATGGGGATTCCATTTGCACTTCCCAtgcagagcaaaatgaaaactcatTCCAACAACCTGAAAGTCCTAGATAATGGCTGCTTCTTGCTTTCACAATATTGCAGTATTATTATGATTTAGTGTCCTTATTTTATATAACAGAGTATCAAAAAAATGTAAGTATCTTTCATAGTTGTTTACACAGTAATCAAGACTGTGATAAAGTGTgataccaaataaaaaaaatatcagcagaTGTAGAACAATAATTGTTATGAAAATGCCTATGAGTCTCGcttaaaaaaaggattttatttagCAGAAAGACTTTAATTTCAAGTAAGAATTTGTGAAACACTTCACAGatacaaaatacagaagaatttTAGGAATATCATAATATTTTTGGACATTGTATGTACTCTGTTTTATTTATGCCTTCGATATGTATTTCTCTAAAGTAATTACTGCCAATAGTAACAACCTTCTACAACTGCCAATACTGCTATTGCCTGGTATTTCCATATGTGTTTATGTGTTGGGTGAAGAACATAAAACGTTTGGGACTCTCTCCCTAATGCCATGCCCACAATACTTGGTAACTCTCACCTCTGTCTTACCAATGTATATTTATGTCTAACACTTAGGAAATAAGAAGCTTGAGCTCTCCAGGACAGTTGTCCCAAAGGAACATTCCTGCTGTTACTGCAGCGGGCTTCTGTAACAATATATCGCTATTAAACAAGCAACTTACTAATGCTAGCCAAATATTGTAAGGTTTATATGCAATACACTTGGAATTAAGAATGAAACACCACAGCTTCAGCAGCAATTTTGTGTTCCTGTTCATTGTCAGGTCTTTCCTAAAATCCCTGAGAAATAATGTTATCTAGGAGGTCTCTTAAAGGCTGGTTGCATAGTCTCACATTCCTCCCTGAAACACTATGGGCATTTGAGCTGTCTGGCCTTTTACTTAGAAGAGAAAGTGAGGTTGCCAGACACTCGTTCAGAGGGTAACACGTCTAATCCTGGGGGAGGTCAGGTGAGgtgagaagaaaggaggagatgCATACTGCTAATGCTCTGACAGCTCTGTCGATACAAATTGATTAGTATGTGTAGAACTATTTTAGCtttcaaaaagcagaagagtACCGAGGTTGCATTCATGAATTTCAATGTGTACTGAGTTCACCACAGTAAAAGCAGGTGACTCTGGTGCAAATTGTGTGTAAAGTGCAGAACTTTCGAAGTCCAGAATGCTTTCTGCAGACATTCTTTTAGATCTTGGCAGCACTAGTTGTGGTTTAGTTTTTAATGGCTGTCGGTAGCAGTTGACCGAATTGGTTCTCAGGTGCAACCGGGAGTGTTTTGCATGAACAGAAAGACAGGACAGGGATTAGTTTCTTAGTGCTACACTCAAAATTTTGCTATAGGCAGAAGAGAACACCGTATATGGAACTAAGAATTTACTGTTAGTCCAGTAAATGTTTTAACAGTGTAATTGTCCAAATTATCTgattaatatggaaaaaaaaaaaacactgtagggttcaattatatggaacttagttactgggtctgaaagtagctcatggttGCAAGAGCGttccagacacctttagaaggccttgaacagaataaacaagaagatagaagaagaaagatcccaattagaaaaacacaggtgcacattccacgataaagggaacttggcacaaccaacctcaattcaggggcttatcttgaccaattggactgagacaagttttgcatgCTCTAGTTAACATAGCCAActatgtcctgtgtttatgcgcgtgtacagagtcagtataactaactgtatcttatgtttatacacATGGACAGtatcgatataaccaatcacattttatgtttgtgcgcgtggacaccaaatgcttgcatgcagcagccaatcgGAGCTTCTGggcaacttagagaattgtataagaatgattcgctaggctcaataaactggcgactttaatcatcatattggtgtcctgtcgtcTGGGCCCCGCATGGAATAACCTTAAACCCTACAACCCACCCTCATTAATAGTGCAATTTAACTTGTTATACAGAAAACTTTCCAGCACCTATGCATTTTCTCTTAATACTATACCTCCCTTCCCAGTGTGCCTCTAGGTCCTAAGGTTGACAGTTTAAGTCTTCCTTAGGCAGATGGGGGCATATGTGCTATGACAAGGCATTGGCCTCCTGAGGTCTTTGCCACACACATCCTGATGTTCATGGGAGGGGTGGGTGTCTCCCTCCTCAATTTTGAGGTTCCTAGCTGAACTCTGACAACTGCACAACAGCCTCTCCCAGATACAGTTGACATAAAGGACGCTGTAGGTCATGCAGGGACTGCCTGGGGCTGTCAAATCCTTTCCCTCAGGGGCACTCACAGACACAAGCCCACATGAGTTTAGCAATAGTCGCAGAGGCACTAGGCAAGCAATGGCAATGGCAAAAAATCACATGTACCAGGCTAAAATTCCCATTGTTGATAGATGGTGTGCTAAACACAGGCTAATCGTTACATGAGTCCAGCAGAGAGGTTGCAAACTCTCCTATGACTCAAGGCTTCTTAACAGGACTGAGTGATGGCTCTGCAAAACaatcattttttcctgtgtggtCTTGTGTGATGATAACACTTAAGGGTCTGAGGGTATTATAATGGATAACCATTGTACAATCACCAAAGCTAGTATAACAACTAAAATTACAACTGTAGGGTGTAAAAGCTAAGTTGAGGTTTCTGTAGATGTCGGAGACTATAGTCTTACTTTTAAGGTGATGATGTAATTTGTATCTTTACATTGCATGTGTGCCTATCATTGGGCATGTTACACACTATGAGGTAGTTCACAGTGATTTCTGGATGTATACGAACATAACTGAATCCTACATAGATAATGGCATGACTGTAGCAATTTCATAATGACGTCTTGGTCAAATTCTGATGTAATCAATTGTCAAGACATTGAAAACTAATATCCTTACATATGTAATGCATGTCTTGAGCTGTTGTTTTTCTGGAATCTGCCTAAAGAGGCTATGAAGTGCATCTATCATGTTCAATAATCCATCGTCATAAATGCACCTCTCTCATCTCAGAAATGCTATAGCTATAGATTCCAAAGTTACCTGATCAGGTCTAGTTGAATAATCATGCAAGGTCATGTATTATAAACATAAGTAACATTTTGATACCCTATCAGCATAGGGACCTCTGATTTCCACCATTTTTTATATGTCTTAAAATATCCCCAGTACAATAAATGAAGATTCAGTCTTTACAATCCCAATGATACAGAGCTACACTTCTAGGTGTGCATTCTATTACCATAGGTGATTGTATTGGATGCAATACAGTTTTCcatagcaaatatttttataactcAGTGATTCACCTTTTCTTCTTAGAGCACTCAAAATtctatattttataaatgtagAAAGCTTCATCCAAgacaaacacatacacacagacacacatttTTTGTTCGGAACATAGATATGCATAGGTTACTAGGAAGTACATCTGTCTTCACACAGAGAAACAGGTTTTCTCTTGCTTGGAGATGAATCTGTTAGGTTGGATCCTTTGTCTCTTATTACCTAGGTTCATattttgctcttgtttttaaACTCAGCCATGGCATTTGAAttagaagaaaaggaatatgGCTTTCACTTTTCCTATGTGCATGCAtcataataaaaatacacagtaaagAAAACTAAGCGATATGCAGCTTACAGATGCATACATTTGGAAGGGATTGCTTATACTATGCTATCTGTGGAAGATAAAATAAGCCAATATTATAAGTAATAGTTATCTTAGTTATCCAGGCTAAAGCACTTCCCTCAGTATGAGTTTCTGAGGATATCCAGGTTAATtagctgcatttctgtttcctgaATACTTTATGTTGAAGTACATAGTAATGAAACAACTACTTCATTACTACGTAGTAAGAAAATTTACTTTGTATTATTAGATAACTTTAGTAATCCTCcatctgtttttgttttgctttggttccATCTCTTTTTAACAAACAGctaaatgtttatattttaattcaaataGCAATCTTTACAATTATAGATAATTTTGCACTGTAAGATATTAATTACAAtcatatatttattatatgGGTAACCCTTGGTTTTCCCAGTTAATGTGATCCCATTTCCATTTGAATAGTTTAAAGGCTAATGGCTCTCAGTCAGTGTTCCTCAGTTTCAAACACCCTTCTGTTTTGATATCTCATGGAGCCTTTTGTTTATCTCTCAAAATTCTCCCTGGATGTTAGATTCAGTCACCTAATCCTACTCAAGAAATGGTTGATATCACTGCCCAATCTGATTTCAGTTTAACCAGCCACTCAGTGCAGATATTTCTCACATTTATGTgatcagctcctgcagcaggatgTATGCATCAGCAGTCACACTTCTCACAGAAGTTCTGGTTTCTCCTGCTTGAATATTcaccttctttctttgttaGTACTTCATTCCCTTCTGCTTGCTTAATCAGAATAGCCTTCTGGATTGCACAGATCACAGCCTGTGCCAAATATTCGATCTTTTTGCATTCTATTATCTTCTCAGGCTCTTCATTTTCCACTTGTCCCATAGTTCCACCGGGACGGCATGCCATCCCCAATGATCAGATTGTACTTTGGTGACTGTAAAGGTGAGGCATAAGCAGttaattgcctttttctttatgCCAGTCTTCGGTTAATGATGCAGTAGGGGGCTTGTTGGAAATACTGTCCCAGTACTGTATCTCTTCCCCAGTTCTCTCGTGTTGTTTCCATGTGCATGTTTGTGCTACGTCTGACTGTTTTCTTACTACACTATTTCCTACCACTGCATATGTACATGGACTACTTTTCTGCTTATTACTTTGTTATCCCCCTTTTGCCACTTTTATCAAAGAAGAATATTTGAGAGTGAATGCTGACAAAAATGGCAGTTTTTACAGCTTCTAAGTCATACACTCTcacacattttttgtttttcttgtttactaTTAGTTAGTGTCCCCTAGATCACTTCTTCCCTCATATGGGTTGCTAGCTCATTCCATACTGTGCCAGTATCTATAGGCCCTAAaactaaatacatttttgtgtcCACGACATCCACTACAGCTCTTTAAATGCACTCTGGTCCTAATTCAAGGCTTGTCCATCTCTACCATACACAAAACTTTGATCTGAGCCTGACAACTTTTTCTGCATCTAAtatctctctgctttcttttggcTTGTGATCATCCTGATGATTGATTTTTCAAATTCTAGTCTTCCTTTCAAAGCTCATATAATGTTATATATCCACTCATAGTAGGCAGTTGCTACTGCAGGAA encodes:
- the LOC138685690 gene encoding uncharacterized protein isoform X2 — protein: MLGSGGPAGPRRQLRPRWRRLRRKGRCETPSSGSGPPVSPPPPGREAEPPRSRLRDSPRHHGEEGGGRGEGTPPAPPLPPPAPAPPEEGGRRLLARRPSPCRGSPPLPAAKATAAGRRAGTCAGSPSRRGPVCLLPGELFVPTHKKTHRHHHPPSQIWCHRERWNKFLHRLIGCWRTHRQGPEVGSLSLPDADERAGLLYDKSSAPEVFTRRTMMFVLGGSHSSVLVSHVALMSLRNLKLHGRKLSPMLKEETGFMVPPLSHCMLVKGQKWNTRYKCHQNISLVL
- the LOC138685690 gene encoding uncharacterized protein isoform X1, with the protein product MLGSGGPAGPRRQLRPRWRRLRRKGRCETPSSGSGPPVSPPPPGREAEPPRSRLRDSPRHHGEEGGGRGEGTPPAPPLPPPAPAPPEEGGRRLLARRPSPCRGSPPLPAAKATAAGRRAGTCAGSPSRRGPVCLLPGELFVPTHKKTHRHHHPPSQIWCHRERWNKFLHRLIGCWRTHRQGQQNKAPGASMSSHKHHVCTAKCHLTGHIKNPKQSPEVGSLSLPDADERAGLLYDKSSAPEVFTRRTMMFVLGGSHSSVLAVSSVTPVLSSVSTHGQEKLTKVSILGAESFSKSGPSSYEHKIFLCRT